The following coding sequences are from one Mesorhizobium onobrychidis window:
- a CDS encoding ABC transporter permease, with amino-acid sequence MDITVNILLTIATAATPLLIAAIGELVVERSGVLNLGVEGMMIMGAVGGFGAGYLTGSPWIGLLAAIALGAVFSLLFAVMTLSLATNQVATGLSLTLLGLGLSGMMGTSFVGQPGARLPNLDIPGLTAIPVIGRLLFGQDPIFYISIALTAAVMWFLFKTRTGLTLRSIGDSHTSAHALGIEVIRYRYLAVIFGGACAGLAGGHLSLVYTPQWVENMTAGRGWIALALVVFASWRPWRVLAGAYIFGAVWIGQLHAQAFGIPVPSQLLSSLPYLATIVVLVLISRNKRLTMMNTPASLGQPFVPDR; translated from the coding sequence ATGGACATCACCGTCAACATTCTTTTGACCATCGCAACCGCGGCGACGCCTTTGCTGATCGCGGCAATCGGCGAGTTGGTGGTCGAACGTTCCGGCGTGCTCAATCTCGGTGTCGAAGGCATGATGATCATGGGGGCGGTCGGCGGTTTCGGCGCCGGCTATCTCACCGGATCGCCGTGGATCGGGTTGTTGGCGGCGATCGCCTTGGGTGCGGTGTTTTCGCTGCTGTTCGCCGTCATGACGCTGTCGCTGGCCACCAACCAGGTGGCGACCGGCCTGTCGCTGACATTGCTCGGCCTCGGACTTTCCGGCATGATGGGCACCAGCTTTGTCGGCCAGCCCGGCGCGAGGCTGCCAAACCTCGACATTCCCGGCCTGACAGCGATCCCCGTCATCGGCAGGTTGTTGTTCGGCCAGGACCCGATCTTCTACATCTCGATCGCATTGACCGCCGCCGTCATGTGGTTCCTGTTCAAGACCCGCACCGGGCTCACGCTGCGTTCGATCGGCGACAGCCACACATCGGCCCATGCGCTTGGCATCGAGGTCATCCGCTACCGCTATCTGGCGGTGATTTTCGGCGGCGCCTGTGCAGGCCTTGCCGGAGGCCACCTGTCGCTGGTCTATACGCCGCAATGGGTGGAGAACATGACCGCCGGACGCGGCTGGATCGCGCTGGCGCTGGTCGTGTTCGCATCATGGCGGCCATGGCGGGTGCTGGCTGGCGCCTATATCTTCGGCGCGGTATGGATCGGCCAACTTCATGCACAGGCTTTTGGCATTCCGGTTCCCTCGCAACTGCTTTCTTCGTTGCCCTATCTGGCAACCATCGTGGTTCTCGTTCTAATCTCGCGCAACAAGCGTTTGACGATGATGAACACACCGGCTTCCTTGGGGCAGCCATTCGTTCCGGATCGTTGA
- a CDS encoding BMP family ABC transporter substrate-binding protein yields MKKLLIALMATAVALSLAATAEAQEKLKACWVYTGPIGDFGYSYQHDQGRLDVEKALGDKVETAYLENVSEGPDADRAFERLAREGCKIIFGTSFGFMDPEVKVAKKFPDVMFEHATGYKTAENLGIYNARFYEGRYILGQIAAKQSKSGVAGYIVSFPIPEVVMGINSFMLGAQSIKPDFKAKIVWVNSWFDPGKEADAAKALFDQGADIIVQHTDSTAPLQVAEERGLQGFGQSSDMIKFAPKAQLTSIVDDWGPYYIGRVKAALDGTWKPGNVWLGIKDGAVKMAPYTNMPDDVKAMAEATEKKIIDGWNPFTGPIAKQDGTPWLKDGEVADDATLLGMNFYVKGVDDKLPQ; encoded by the coding sequence ATGAAAAAACTGCTTATTGCGCTGATGGCCACGGCGGTAGCATTGTCGCTGGCGGCGACCGCCGAAGCGCAGGAAAAGCTGAAAGCCTGTTGGGTCTATACCGGCCCGATTGGTGATTTCGGTTATTCGTACCAGCATGACCAGGGCCGCCTGGACGTAGAGAAGGCACTCGGCGACAAGGTCGAGACTGCGTATCTGGAGAACGTCTCCGAGGGTCCCGATGCCGATCGTGCCTTCGAGCGCCTGGCGCGCGAAGGCTGCAAGATCATTTTCGGCACGTCCTTCGGCTTCATGGACCCCGAAGTGAAGGTCGCCAAGAAGTTCCCCGACGTGATGTTCGAGCACGCGACCGGCTACAAGACGGCTGAAAATCTCGGCATCTACAACGCACGTTTCTACGAAGGCCGCTACATCCTCGGCCAGATCGCCGCCAAGCAATCGAAGTCGGGCGTCGCCGGCTACATCGTTTCGTTCCCGATTCCCGAGGTGGTCATGGGCATCAATTCCTTCATGCTCGGCGCCCAGTCAATCAAGCCGGATTTCAAGGCGAAGATCGTCTGGGTCAATTCATGGTTCGATCCGGGCAAGGAAGCCGATGCCGCCAAGGCTCTGTTCGACCAGGGCGCCGACATCATCGTCCAGCACACCGACTCGACCGCTCCCCTGCAAGTCGCCGAAGAGCGCGGACTGCAGGGCTTCGGCCAGTCTTCGGACATGATCAAGTTCGCTCCCAAGGCACAGTTGACCTCGATCGTCGACGATTGGGGGCCGTATTATATCGGCCGGGTGAAGGCTGCACTCGACGGCACCTGGAAGCCCGGCAATGTCTGGCTGGGTATCAAGGACGGCGCCGTTAAGATGGCCCCTTACACCAACATGCCCGACGACGTGAAGGCGATGGCGGAAGCCACCGAGAAGAAGATTATCGACGGATGGAATCCTTTCACCGGGCCGATTGCCAAGCAGGACGGAACGCCGTGGCTGAAGGACGGCGAAGTCGCCGACGACGCCACGCTGCTCGGCATGAACTTCTACGTCAAGGGCGTCGACGACAAGCTGCCGCAGTAA